One Paraburkholderia caffeinilytica DNA segment encodes these proteins:
- a CDS encoding GGDEF domain-containing protein, translating into MTNLAQTPLSDRLRSLVDTVQHNERTLRRFQNVELRLIGAQDFASFLDTLFSHLPQEFSLASVTLWLDDRAPMLLELLDPGTLDALDQPNLKTSREGGLAALGLCDEGRPWLGKLGQLDETARRAFFGDANRPASAILLPLAAGGTVSGYLCLCSDDPGRFAEGMATDILERFASIVTASLDNVAHRERLKQLGMTDSLTGLANRRYFDERLREEIMRAVRYGVPVACLFIDIDSFKRINDTYGHQTGDRALAAVAACVRQQVRLGDTVARYGGEEFTALLQGDRADALTVAERVRLAVEKLDLQDDRGERIALTVSIGVAARTITGAPADAAAHGHAMMEEADRAMYQAKRNGRNRIEAMAKAGSDNAPR; encoded by the coding sequence GTGACGAATCTCGCTCAAACGCCGCTTTCAGACCGCCTGCGCTCGCTCGTCGATACCGTGCAGCACAACGAGCGCACGCTGCGCCGCTTTCAGAACGTCGAGTTGAGATTGATCGGCGCGCAGGATTTCGCGTCGTTTCTCGACACGCTGTTCAGCCATTTGCCGCAGGAATTCTCGCTGGCGAGCGTGACGTTGTGGCTCGACGACCGCGCGCCGATGCTGCTCGAACTGCTCGATCCGGGCACGCTGGACGCGCTCGACCAACCCAATCTGAAAACGTCGCGTGAAGGGGGGCTCGCCGCCCTTGGTCTGTGCGACGAAGGACGGCCGTGGCTGGGCAAGCTCGGCCAGCTGGATGAAACGGCGCGACGCGCCTTCTTCGGCGACGCTAACCGACCGGCGAGCGCGATTTTGCTGCCGCTCGCCGCCGGCGGCACCGTCAGCGGCTATCTTTGCCTGTGCAGCGATGACCCGGGGCGTTTCGCCGAAGGCATGGCCACGGATATCCTGGAGCGCTTTGCAAGCATCGTCACGGCGAGCCTCGACAATGTCGCGCATCGCGAGCGGCTCAAGCAACTCGGGATGACCGATTCGCTGACCGGCCTCGCCAATCGCCGCTATTTCGATGAACGGCTGCGCGAGGAAATCATGCGCGCCGTCCGGTATGGCGTGCCGGTTGCGTGTCTTTTCATCGATATCGACAGCTTCAAGCGGATCAACGACACCTACGGACATCAGACCGGCGACCGCGCGCTGGCAGCGGTGGCGGCCTGCGTGCGGCAGCAGGTACGGCTGGGCGATACCGTGGCGCGCTACGGTGGCGAAGAGTTCACCGCGCTGCTGCAAGGCGATCGGGCCGATGCGCTGACGGTCGCCGAGCGCGTGCGGCTGGCTGTCGAGAAGCTGGATTTGCAGGACGATCGCGGTGAACGCATCGCGTTGACCGTGTCGATCGGCGTGGCGGCGCGCACGATTACCGGTGCGCCGGCGGACGCGGCCGCGCACGGCCACGCGATGATGGAAGAGGCCGACCGGGCG
- a CDS encoding DUF2866 domain-containing protein, protein MVEDTVFEHLRAMPGNEWVRQIHSCKVSDPLQPPWGRSYRLVEWTMKHTPESSRRVVPAESTPLEIAQAVVSHIPGRRFCQHGDD, encoded by the coding sequence ATGGTGGAAGACACGGTATTCGAGCATCTGCGCGCGATGCCCGGCAACGAATGGGTGCGCCAGATCCATTCGTGCAAGGTCTCGGACCCCTTGCAACCCCCTTGGGGACGCTCGTACAGACTCGTCGAATGGACCATGAAGCACACCCCCGAATCGAGCCGCCGTGTGGTGCCAGCGGAAAGCACGCCACTCGAAATCGCTCAGGCAGTCGTGTCGCACATTCCGGGGCGCCGCTTCTGCCAGCATGGCGACGATTGA
- a CDS encoding glutathione binding-like protein has protein sequence MDLYFSPLACSMTTRIALYEAGAQARYIQVDTKSKQLPDGSDFYPISPLGQVPVLRTDEGWLLTENTAVLPYVADHFPAARLAPATGTAQRARLQQWLGFISTELHKAVFVPLLDARAPEDVKRYARDKAALRLGVLQDHLAQSEYLLDAFSVGDAYLVTVLNWASYGGIDLSQWPAVAGYYKRLMQRPSVAKAAGEEFALFQEEVAKRVKN, from the coding sequence ATGGATCTGTACTTCTCGCCGCTCGCCTGCTCAATGACCACCCGAATCGCGTTGTATGAGGCGGGGGCACAGGCTCGATATATTCAGGTCGACACGAAGTCGAAACAGTTGCCGGACGGCTCGGACTTCTATCCGATCAGTCCGCTCGGGCAGGTGCCGGTGCTACGCACGGACGAAGGCTGGCTGTTGACCGAAAACACGGCGGTCCTGCCGTATGTGGCCGATCATTTTCCGGCCGCACGGCTTGCGCCTGCCACGGGCACGGCACAGCGCGCGCGGTTGCAGCAATGGCTGGGTTTCATCAGCACGGAGTTGCACAAGGCGGTGTTCGTGCCGCTGCTCGATGCGCGCGCGCCTGAAGACGTGAAGCGCTATGCGCGCGACAAGGCCGCGTTGCGGCTAGGCGTTCTGCAAGATCATCTGGCGCAAAGCGAGTATCTGCTCGACGCGTTCAGCGTGGGCGACGCGTATCTGGTCACCGTGTTGAACTGGGCATCGTATGGCGGCATCGATCTGTCGCAATGGCCGGCGGTTGCGGGTTACTACAAGCGACTGATGCAGCGGCCGAGTGTCGCAAAAGCCGCAGGGGAAGAATTCGCCCTGTTTCAGGAAGAAGTAGCGAAGCGCGTGAAAAACTGA
- a CDS encoding TetR/AcrR family transcriptional regulator — protein MPTSTKKEVRPRGRPRAYDSDQALADATDVFWRSGYAGTSLDQLSAATGMNRPSLYGAFGDKHALYLTTLERYIEAGRLAMVHALGEDLPLPQALLRVYDGALAWYLPADRDPLGCFMIGTATVEAGDDAEVRAMLAEGLRTYDKAFEKRLKLAQAAGELPADAQLPLLAKIASAILHSLALRARAGDSRASLRAMAVAGVALICGSTGESPVPAPGKAAAKGRGR, from the coding sequence ATGCCGACCAGTACAAAAAAAGAAGTCCGCCCTCGCGGCCGTCCACGTGCCTATGATTCCGACCAGGCGCTCGCCGATGCAACAGACGTGTTCTGGCGCAGCGGCTATGCGGGCACCTCGCTGGATCAATTGAGCGCCGCGACCGGTATGAACCGCCCGAGCCTGTACGGCGCGTTCGGCGACAAACATGCGTTGTATCTGACCACGCTCGAACGTTATATCGAGGCCGGCCGACTCGCGATGGTTCATGCGCTCGGCGAAGACCTGCCATTGCCGCAAGCCCTGCTGCGCGTTTATGACGGCGCGCTCGCGTGGTACCTGCCCGCCGACCGCGATCCGCTCGGCTGCTTCATGATCGGCACCGCCACGGTCGAAGCGGGGGATGACGCCGAAGTCCGCGCGATGCTTGCCGAGGGACTGCGCACCTACGACAAGGCCTTCGAGAAACGTCTCAAGCTGGCCCAGGCCGCGGGCGAACTGCCCGCCGATGCGCAACTGCCCCTCCTCGCGAAGATCGCGTCGGCGATTTTGCATAGCCTCGCGCTGCGCGCCCGCGCGGGCGATTCGCGCGCGTCGCTGCGGGCGATGGCAGTGGCGGGCGTGGCGTTGATATGCGGCAGTACTGGCGAGTCGCCTGTGCCGGCACCAGGCAAAGCTGCAGCGAAGGGACGGGGACGCTAG